A genome region from Crossiella equi includes the following:
- the pulA gene encoding pullulanase-type alpha-1,6-glucosidase: protein MGLRSVSAVLCAALVASALPVLANPAAALPPAPPLAVGAVRDLPAGPADGDPALAKDALRQDLAGQRFYFLLPDRFANGDPRNDTAGAPGDRSKHGFDPTDKGYYHGGDLAGLRGKLDYLRGMGTTAVWLTPMFGNRWVQGTGANASAGYHGYWTTDYTSLDPHFGTLADMRALIRDAHAKGMKVFFDIVANHTADVIDYVGGKHDYRGVGAQPYLDAAGNPIDLAALAGGGTFPKLSADRSFAYQPVVAPGDAQAKKPAWLNDPTLYHNRGNSTFAGESGTHGDFDGLDDLMTEHPRVVAGMTDIFTSWIDNLDIDGYRVDTVKHVNTEFWQALAPKVQAYAKAKGKKDFFVFGEVYDSDPATTSKYTTTGRVQSVLDFPFQGGARTFAAGGGAARLAEVLLADDRYTDADSNASSLPTFLGNHDMGRIATFLRQDRPGMTDAETLDRLRLAHSLMYFWRGNPVVYYGDEQGFAGTGGDKDARQDMFPTRVPEWKAQDQVGTDRTPAADSFDPTHPLYRHLGSLSSFVDTDPVWRRGNQVLRLADGDVLAFSRVDAQAQVEHLVLANAGATAREVRVPVSAPGMELRGIWGGDQAVTSGVDGAVRVTVPPLATLVLRSTGRVPVAAAPTQPTLVVPAAGTALTDRAELRADGVTAPFAQATFAARVAGGSWTVLGTDDAAPYRVFADLAALPGAKPGAKVELRTVVKDAAGRLGADGAELTLAAAPSAEPGAAPSPDWLVVHYHRPGGDYDGWGLHVWGDVAEPTAWERPAAFAGETAYGRFAWVRLKPGAKQVGYLVHKGEEKDPAVDRFADPSATPQLWLRQGEATAFPDQASATGSVTVHYHRPAGDYSGVELRLSGGLAPGQPAEVPLTSRDDYGVSATVRVTGAPVELTVRKDGTADVSGRLDPRRGAEAWLRQGEQAVHANRAAAERRVELRYHRPDGDYTDWTLYHWGGSATPSPSWTESQRPDGRDGFGIRFSVPLAEGATGLSYLLHRGDAKDPGPDQRVELGAVGHQVYFHSGASRPDGSAAYVLPPSAAAPADADLTKAKAVWVSRDRVVWDVPASATDGYELRHDPDGRIAVVAGQVRGGRVLRLEPDPAGLPAQLAAKFPHLRGKPVYRLRASDVDTGKEALRGQVVAVHRDAGGALRHATGVQVAGAVDEHHAAATALTYGPLVEPTRTGVRLWAPTAKTVKLRLFGTTPPARDAAPQQVLALQRDAAGAWSGFGNWLDRYYQYEVTAWQPRTGKVETAVVTDPYSLALTADSTHSQLTDLPDAPPGWDREVARGLGANPARHGITELHVRDFSLGDSTVPEAERGTYKAFTHRDSTGMKHLRTLAEAGLDTVHLLPTFDIATIPERRADQREPGCDLAALPADSQAQQECVAEVAAQDGFNWGYDPYHYDVPEGSYATDGAQHGKARSRQYREMVQSLHANGNRVVVDVVYNHTAASGNDPRSVLDRVVPGYYHRLTEDGSVATSTCCANTATENAMMGKLVVDSVVRWARLYKVDGFRFDLMGHHPKANILAVRAALDALTVERDGVDGRSIRIYGEGWDFGEVAGNARFEQASQANMAGTGIGTFNDRLRDGVRGGGPFDEDPRVQGLGSGLVSTPNASPANGTPEQQRARLANYLDLVKLGMAGNAAGFRFRATSGGETTGRDVGYNGARAGYTAGPGESITYVDAHDNETLYDALAYKLPPETPMAQRVRSQVLALAPALLGQGQPLVHAGTEFLRSKSLDRNSYDSGDWFNRYDPSLHTSGFGAGLPPAADNRDKWPYAGPLLANPALKPGPEDRRAALDGVLDLLRVRKSSPLFTLGEQALVQQKLGFPDPASAPGVLAAHVDDTVGPDTDPARRGVLVLVNPDPAAQDIALPAGGGWRLHEVQAAGTDPVVKQTAVSGDRARVPGRTVAVLVR, encoded by the coding sequence GTGGGACTGCGGTCCGTGAGTGCCGTGCTGTGCGCCGCGCTGGTGGCGTCGGCACTGCCCGTGCTCGCCAACCCGGCGGCCGCGCTGCCACCCGCCCCGCCGCTGGCCGTGGGCGCGGTGCGCGACCTCCCGGCGGGCCCGGCCGACGGCGACCCGGCGCTGGCCAAGGACGCGCTGCGGCAGGATCTGGCCGGGCAGCGGTTCTACTTCCTGCTGCCGGACCGCTTCGCCAACGGCGACCCGCGCAACGACACCGCGGGCGCGCCCGGCGACCGGTCCAAGCACGGCTTCGACCCCACCGACAAGGGCTACTACCACGGCGGCGACCTCGCGGGCCTGCGCGGCAAGCTGGACTACCTGCGCGGCATGGGCACCACCGCGGTGTGGCTGACGCCGATGTTCGGCAACCGCTGGGTGCAGGGCACCGGGGCGAACGCCTCCGCCGGGTACCACGGGTACTGGACCACCGACTACACCAGCCTGGACCCGCACTTCGGCACCCTCGCCGACATGCGCGCGCTCATCCGCGACGCGCACGCCAAGGGCATGAAGGTCTTCTTCGACATCGTCGCCAACCACACCGCGGACGTCATCGACTACGTGGGCGGCAAGCACGACTACCGGGGCGTGGGCGCGCAGCCGTACCTGGACGCGGCGGGCAACCCGATCGACCTGGCCGCGCTCGCGGGCGGCGGCACGTTCCCGAAGCTGTCCGCCGACCGCAGCTTCGCCTACCAGCCGGTGGTCGCGCCCGGGGACGCCCAGGCGAAGAAACCCGCGTGGCTCAACGACCCCACGCTCTACCACAACCGCGGCAACTCGACCTTCGCCGGGGAGTCCGGCACGCACGGCGACTTCGACGGCCTGGACGACCTGATGACCGAGCACCCCAGGGTCGTCGCGGGCATGACCGACATCTTCACCAGCTGGATCGACAACCTGGACATCGACGGCTACCGCGTGGACACGGTCAAGCACGTCAACACCGAGTTCTGGCAGGCCCTCGCGCCGAAGGTCCAGGCGTACGCGAAGGCCAAGGGCAAGAAGGACTTCTTCGTCTTCGGCGAGGTCTACGACAGCGACCCGGCGACCACCTCGAAGTACACCACCACCGGACGCGTGCAGTCCGTGCTGGACTTCCCGTTCCAGGGCGGCGCCCGCACCTTCGCCGCCGGCGGGGGCGCGGCGCGGCTGGCCGAGGTGCTGCTCGCCGACGACCGGTACACCGACGCCGACTCCAACGCCTCGTCCCTGCCGACCTTCCTCGGCAACCACGACATGGGCCGCATCGCCACGTTCCTGCGCCAGGACCGGCCGGGCATGACCGACGCGGAGACCCTGGACCGGCTGCGGCTCGCGCACTCGCTGATGTACTTCTGGCGCGGCAACCCGGTCGTCTACTACGGCGACGAGCAGGGCTTCGCCGGCACCGGCGGGGACAAGGACGCGCGGCAGGACATGTTCCCCACGCGCGTACCGGAGTGGAAGGCACAGGACCAGGTCGGCACCGACCGCACCCCCGCCGCCGACAGCTTCGACCCCACGCACCCGCTGTACCGGCACCTGGGCTCGCTGTCGTCCTTCGTGGACACCGACCCGGTGTGGCGGCGCGGCAACCAGGTGCTGCGTCTGGCCGACGGCGACGTGCTCGCCTTCAGCCGAGTGGACGCCCAGGCCCAGGTCGAGCACCTCGTGCTCGCCAACGCCGGGGCCACCGCGCGCGAGGTGCGCGTCCCGGTGTCCGCGCCCGGCATGGAGCTGCGCGGGATCTGGGGCGGGGACCAGGCCGTGACCAGCGGTGTGGACGGCGCGGTGCGGGTCACCGTGCCGCCGCTGGCCACGCTGGTGCTGCGCTCGACCGGGCGGGTCCCGGTCGCCGCCGCGCCCACCCAGCCCACGCTGGTCGTGCCCGCCGCCGGTACCGCGCTCACCGACCGCGCCGAGCTGCGCGCCGACGGGGTCACCGCGCCGTTCGCGCAGGCCACCTTCGCCGCCCGGGTCGCGGGCGGGTCCTGGACCGTGCTCGGGACCGACGACGCCGCGCCGTACCGCGTCTTCGCCGACCTGGCCGCGCTGCCCGGCGCCAAGCCCGGGGCGAAGGTCGAGCTGCGCACCGTGGTCAAGGACGCCGCCGGTCGCCTCGGCGCGGACGGTGCCGAGCTCACCCTGGCCGCCGCGCCCTCGGCCGAGCCCGGCGCCGCGCCCAGCCCGGACTGGCTGGTCGTGCACTACCACCGGCCGGGCGGGGACTACGACGGCTGGGGCCTGCACGTGTGGGGCGATGTCGCCGAGCCCACCGCCTGGGAGCGCCCGGCCGCCTTCGCCGGGGAGACCGCGTACGGCCGGTTCGCCTGGGTTCGCCTCAAGCCCGGCGCGAAGCAGGTCGGCTACCTCGTGCACAAGGGCGAGGAGAAGGACCCGGCGGTGGACCGGTTCGCCGACCCCTCCGCCACCCCACAGCTCTGGCTCCGGCAGGGCGAGGCGACCGCGTTCCCGGACCAGGCCTCGGCCACCGGCAGCGTGACCGTGCACTACCACCGGCCCGCTGGCGACTACTCCGGAGTGGAGCTGCGCCTGTCCGGTGGCCTCGCCCCCGGCCAGCCCGCCGAGGTGCCGCTGACCAGCCGTGACGACTACGGCGTGAGCGCCACCGTCCGGGTCACCGGCGCCCCGGTCGAGCTGACCGTGCGCAAGGACGGCACCGCCGACGTCTCCGGCCGCCTGGACCCCCGGCGCGGTGCCGAGGCCTGGCTGCGGCAGGGCGAGCAGGCCGTGCACGCCAACCGCGCTGCCGCCGAACGCCGCGTGGAGCTGCGCTACCACCGCCCGGACGGCGACTACACCGACTGGACCCTCTACCACTGGGGCGGTTCGGCCACCCCGAGCCCGTCCTGGACCGAGTCGCAGCGCCCGGACGGCCGCGACGGCTTCGGCATCCGCTTCTCCGTCCCGCTCGCCGAGGGCGCGACCGGCCTGAGCTACCTGCTGCACCGGGGCGATGCCAAGGACCCCGGACCGGACCAGCGGGTCGAGCTGGGCGCCGTCGGCCACCAGGTGTACTTCCACAGCGGGGCCAGCCGTCCGGACGGGTCCGCCGCCTACGTGCTGCCGCCCTCAGCCGCCGCGCCCGCCGACGCCGACCTCACCAAGGCCAAGGCGGTCTGGGTCTCCCGCGACCGCGTGGTCTGGGACGTGCCCGCCTCGGCCACCGACGGCTACGAGCTGCGCCACGACCCGGACGGCCGCATCGCCGTGGTCGCCGGGCAGGTGCGGGGCGGGCGGGTGCTGCGCCTGGAACCCGACCCGGCCGGGCTGCCCGCCCAGCTCGCCGCGAAGTTCCCGCACCTGCGTGGCAAGCCCGTGTACCGGCTGCGTGCCTCCGATGTGGACACTGGAAAGGAGGCCCTGCGCGGGCAGGTCGTGGCCGTGCACCGGGACGCGGGCGGCGCGCTGCGGCACGCCACCGGGGTGCAGGTCGCCGGGGCCGTCGACGAGCACCACGCCGCCGCCACCGCCCTGACCTACGGACCACTGGTCGAGCCCACGCGCACCGGCGTGCGGCTGTGGGCACCCACCGCGAAGACGGTGAAGCTCCGGCTGTTCGGCACCACCCCGCCGGCCAGGGACGCCGCCCCGCAGCAGGTGCTCGCGCTCCAGCGGGACGCCGCCGGGGCGTGGAGCGGGTTCGGGAACTGGCTTGACCGCTACTACCAGTACGAGGTCACCGCCTGGCAGCCGCGCACCGGCAAGGTCGAGACCGCCGTGGTCACCGATCCGTACTCACTCGCGCTCACCGCCGACTCCACGCACTCCCAGCTCACCGACCTGCCCGACGCCCCGCCCGGCTGGGACCGCGAGGTCGCCCGCGGCCTCGGCGCCAACCCGGCGCGGCACGGCATCACCGAGCTGCACGTGCGGGACTTCTCCCTCGGCGACAGCACCGTGCCCGAGGCCGAACGCGGTACCTACAAGGCGTTCACCCACCGCGACTCCACCGGCATGAAGCACCTGCGCACGCTCGCCGAGGCGGGCCTGGACACCGTGCACCTGCTGCCCACCTTCGACATCGCCACCATCCCCGAACGGCGTGCCGACCAGCGCGAGCCCGGCTGCGACCTGGCCGCGCTGCCCGCCGACTCGCAGGCCCAGCAGGAGTGCGTGGCCGAGGTCGCCGCGCAGGACGGCTTCAACTGGGGCTACGACCCGTACCACTACGACGTGCCCGAGGGCTCCTACGCCACCGACGGCGCCCAGCACGGCAAGGCCCGGTCGAGGCAGTACCGCGAGATGGTGCAGTCCTTGCACGCCAACGGCAACCGCGTGGTGGTGGACGTGGTCTACAACCACACCGCCGCCTCCGGCAACGACCCCAGGTCGGTGCTGGACCGCGTGGTGCCCGGCTACTACCACCGGCTCACCGAGGACGGCTCCGTCGCCACCTCCACCTGCTGCGCCAACACCGCCACCGAGAACGCCATGATGGGCAAGCTCGTGGTCGACTCCGTGGTGCGCTGGGCGAGGCTGTACAAGGTCGACGGGTTCCGCTTCGACCTCATGGGCCACCACCCCAAGGCCAACATCCTGGCCGTGCGCGCCGCCCTGGACGCCCTCACCGTCGAACGCGACGGTGTGGACGGGCGGTCGATCCGGATCTACGGCGAGGGCTGGGACTTCGGCGAGGTCGCGGGCAACGCCCGGTTCGAGCAGGCCAGCCAGGCCAACATGGCCGGGACCGGCATCGGCACGTTCAACGACCGGCTCCGCGACGGCGTGCGCGGCGGTGGGCCCTTCGACGAGGACCCGCGCGTGCAGGGCCTGGGCTCCGGCCTGGTCAGCACGCCCAACGCCAGCCCGGCCAACGGCACACCCGAGCAGCAGCGCGCCCGCCTGGCCAACTACCTGGACCTGGTCAAGCTCGGCATGGCGGGCAACGCCGCCGGGTTCCGCTTCCGCGCCACCTCCGGAGGGGAGACCACCGGGCGGGACGTCGGCTACAACGGCGCGCGTGCCGGGTACACCGCCGGGCCGGGGGAGTCGATCACCTACGTCGACGCCCACGACAACGAGACCCTCTACGACGCCCTGGCCTACAAGCTGCCGCCGGAGACCCCGATGGCGCAGCGGGTGCGTTCGCAGGTGCTGGCGCTCGCGCCCGCCCTGCTCGGCCAGGGCCAGCCGCTGGTGCACGCGGGCACGGAGTTCCTGCGCTCGAAGTCCCTGGACCGCAACAGCTACGACTCCGGTGACTGGTTCAACCGCTACGACCCGTCCCTGCACACCTCGGGCTTCGGCGCGGGCCTGCCCCCGGCCGCGGACAACCGCGACAAGTGGCCCTACGCCGGACCGCTGCTGGCCAACCCCGCCCTCAAGCCCGGCCCGGAGGACCGGCGCGCGGCCCTGGACGGCGTGCTGGACCTGCTGCGGGTGCGGAAGTCCTCACCACTGTTCACCCTCGGCGAGCAAGCCCTGGTCCAGCAGAAGCTGGGCTTCCCGGACCCGGCCAGCGCGCCCGGCGTGCTCGCCGCCCACGTGGACGACACCGTCGGGCCGGACACCGACCCGGCGCGCCGCGGGGTCCTCGTGCTGGTCAACCCCGACCCGGCCGCGCAGGACATCGCGCTGCCCGCGGGCGGCGGCTGGCGGCTGCACGAGGTGCAGGCGGCGGGCACCGACCCCGTGGTCAAGCAGACCGCGGTCAGCGGCGACCGGGCGCGGGTACCGGGGCGGACGGTGGCCGTGCTGGTGCGCTGA